A genomic stretch from Alosa sapidissima isolate fAloSap1 chromosome 3, fAloSap1.pri, whole genome shotgun sequence includes:
- the drg2 gene encoding developmentally-regulated GTP-binding protein 2, whose product MGILEKIAEIEREISRTQKNKATEYHLGLLKAKLAKYRAQLLEPSKSAGAKGEGFDVMKSGDARVALIGFPSVGKSTFLSLMTSTESEAASYEFTTLTCIPGVITYKGANIQLLDLPGIIEGAAQGKGRGRQVIAVARTADVVIMMLDATKGDVQRVLLEKELESVGIRLNTSKPNIYFKPKKGGGLSFNSTLPLTQCSEKLVQLILHEYKIFNAEVLFREDCTPDEFIDVIVGNRVYMPCLYVYNKVDQISIEEVDRLARRPNSVVISCGMKLNLDYLLEQLWDYLALICLYTKKRGERPDFGDPIIMRRGASVEHVCHRIHRTLASQFKYALVWGTSTKYSPQRVGLTHIMEHEDVIQIVKK is encoded by the exons ATGGGGATACTCGAGAAAATAGCGGAAATCGAGAGAGAAATCTCTCGGACTCAAAAAAATAAAG CTACCGAGTACCATCTAGGATTATTGAAGGCCAAGTTGGCCAAATACAGAGCTCAGCTTTTGGAACCTTCAAAATCTGCTGGAGCCAAAGGCGAAGGCTTTGATGTAATGAAATCTGGCGATGCCAGGGTAGCGCTGATTGGGTTTCCATCCGTGGGTAAG TCCACTTTCCTTAGCTTAATGACATCAACTGAAAGTGAAGCTGCATCATATGAGTTCACCACATTAACGTGCATCCCGGGTGTCATTACG TACAAAGGTGCCAACATACAACTCTTGGATTTGCCTGGAATCATTGAGGGTGCTGCTCAGG GTAAGGGTAGAGGTCGGCAAGTCATCGCAGTGGCTCGAACAGCTGATGTTGTAATCATGATGCTGGATGCAACAAAAGGGGATGTCCAGAG GGTACTGCTGGAAAAGGAGTTGGAGTCTGTTGGCATAAGACTAAACACTTCAAAACCAAATATTTACTTCAAG CCCAAGAAAGGTGGTGGACTGTCCTTCAACTCAACATTGCCTCTCACGCAGTGCTCTGAGAAGCTGGTGCAACTTATTTTGCATGAATACA AAATCTTCAACGCAGAGGTTTTGTTCAGAGAGGATTGCACACCAGATGAGTTTATCGATGTCATTGTGGGAAACAGAGTTTATATGCCTTGCTTGTAT GTGTACAACAAAGTGGACCAGATCTCAATCGAGGAGGTGGACCGATTGGCTCGCAGACCAAATAGTGTGGTAATCAG CTGTGGTATGAAACTGAATCTCGACTACCTCCTGGAACAGCTGTGGGATTACCTGGCTCTTATCTGCTTGTACACCAAGAAGAGGGGAG AACGGCCCGATTTCGGAGATCCCATCATCATGAGAAGAGGGGCGTCAGTAGAACATGTG TGTCACCGAATTCACAGAACATTAGCCAGCCAGTTCAAGTATGCCCTGGTGTGG GGAACGAGCACAAAGTACAGTCCACAAAGGGTGGGTCTGACACACATCATGGAGCACGAGGATGTCATCCAGATTGTGAAGAAATAA